The Granulicella sibirica genome has a segment encoding these proteins:
- a CDS encoding FG-GAP-like repeat-containing protein, with amino-acid sequence MSSLAVTGKYGSVTTLASVPESVTGVYDLTASVSGYGPLSLAGPTGTVNLIDSSNAAVQLAPIPLSGGMVTRALAFGESTALPVAGVGSVTKSGDFNGDGKPDVAVDNGSNNTVQIFLGAGDGSFQAGASFSLGGTLAAVADLNNDGKLDLIMIGAGNVSVLLGNGDGTFQAQTATFATGDGPKGLAAGDFTGDGNLDLIVAVTNGLALLQGNGDGTFQPAQTTALTGLDRGLSTVPLTPEAVSVGDFNGDGKLDVASANYGTAQSTSQGDSVSVLLGNGDGTFQTPLEYTTQQASGSVAIGDFNGDGKPDLTVTSIATSNGSESQSTVYVLIGNGNGTFQQPVAYALPADAFPNSVQIADFDGDGKADLMVSSFLGGDPPDAAGHEDLFLVLLGNGDGTFQPQRGYFPATTQFGASNNLTVADFNGDGRPDVIPLEVATTGSVGATVLLNLGATTTVTVPAVAIPGGETQVIQATYSGDTIYSTSTSGAITLDGIAPASLTWATPAAITYGTPLSTTQLNASSVVAGTFVYTPAVGTVLGAGSQTLSVTFTPANTTDYAPATQTVKLSVTQAPLNATVTNAARVYGAANPTFAGALTGAVNGDVLTETFTTTASGTSIVGAYPIVPAVSGAAAANYAVSASNGTLTISQAGSTTSFALSNQNQVLTATVTSVTAGTPSGKVSFFGGQTLIGTSTLAGGVATYTLSTTPSASTSITAQYQGDADFTESYSPATSILSLASASTALTLTSGTSVTDTLTLAPAPGYQGTVQFACSGLPQNATCGFSPSTIAFSGTNSPSDVVLTIKSGTGTSAGLREFEPLSPGNHPFLPAAIFGVPGCLAAVAGMKRKGKFPRGGLLFLVFALGGFACMTACSSGSATPPTTTSTTTPAGTSSVQITVTGTGNLTQTVNLSLTVK; translated from the coding sequence GTGAGTTCCCTGGCAGTCACGGGCAAATACGGTTCGGTCACAACACTCGCGTCAGTTCCTGAGAGCGTTACGGGCGTCTATGATCTCACCGCCAGCGTCTCGGGATATGGACCGCTGAGCCTGGCCGGACCCACAGGTACGGTCAATCTGATCGACTCCAGCAATGCTGCTGTGCAACTCGCACCGATCCCGCTCAGCGGTGGTATGGTCACGCGAGCACTGGCCTTCGGGGAATCAACCGCCCTTCCTGTGGCTGGGGTTGGCTCTGTGACGAAGTCCGGCGATTTCAACGGCGATGGCAAGCCGGACGTCGCGGTGGATAACGGTTCAAACAACACGGTGCAGATCTTCCTGGGCGCTGGAGACGGTTCATTCCAGGCTGGGGCGAGCTTTTCCCTCGGAGGGACGCTGGCAGCGGTCGCCGACCTGAATAACGACGGAAAGCTCGACCTGATTATGATTGGTGCGGGCAATGTGTCCGTGCTTCTCGGCAACGGCGACGGAACGTTCCAGGCGCAGACTGCGACCTTTGCGACCGGCGATGGCCCGAAGGGACTGGCAGCGGGCGACTTTACTGGTGACGGCAATCTCGACTTGATCGTTGCCGTCACGAATGGCCTTGCTCTCCTGCAGGGCAACGGGGATGGAACGTTCCAACCGGCGCAGACCACTGCTCTAACCGGGCTCGACCGCGGGCTGAGCACTGTGCCGTTGACGCCGGAAGCGGTCTCCGTTGGCGACTTCAACGGAGACGGCAAGCTCGATGTGGCTTCAGCGAACTACGGCACCGCCCAGTCGACCTCCCAAGGCGATAGCGTCTCTGTCTTGCTTGGCAACGGGGACGGAACATTCCAAACACCACTGGAATATACGACTCAGCAAGCGTCCGGCTCCGTGGCCATCGGCGACTTCAATGGCGATGGAAAACCCGATTTGACGGTCACGAGCATCGCTACGAGCAACGGCTCAGAATCTCAGAGCACGGTCTACGTCCTGATCGGAAACGGGAACGGAACCTTTCAGCAACCTGTCGCTTACGCGCTTCCAGCAGACGCGTTTCCGAATTCTGTCCAGATCGCCGACTTTGACGGAGACGGCAAAGCCGACCTGATGGTGAGCAGCTTCCTCGGCGGGGATCCGCCGGATGCAGCCGGCCACGAGGATCTATTTCTCGTCCTCCTCGGAAACGGCGATGGAACATTTCAGCCGCAGCGTGGGTACTTCCCGGCTACCACCCAGTTTGGGGCGTCCAATAACCTCACAGTCGCCGACTTCAACGGGGATGGCAGGCCGGATGTGATTCCACTCGAGGTGGCAACAACTGGAAGCGTCGGTGCAACAGTCTTATTGAATCTTGGCGCAACCACGACCGTCACCGTGCCGGCCGTCGCGATCCCGGGCGGCGAGACGCAAGTCATCCAGGCGACCTATAGCGGCGATACGATCTACAGCACCAGCACCTCGGGAGCCATTACTCTCGACGGAATCGCCCCCGCGTCGCTTACCTGGGCCACACCGGCCGCGATCACCTACGGAACGCCGCTCAGCACTACCCAACTGAACGCTTCCTCAGTAGTGGCAGGAACCTTCGTCTACACACCCGCCGTCGGAACCGTGCTCGGAGCAGGCAGCCAAACTCTGTCCGTCACCTTTACACCTGCAAACACGACCGACTACGCACCAGCGACACAAACAGTGAAACTCTCGGTAACCCAGGCGCCGCTCAACGCGACCGTGACCAATGCGGCAAGGGTATATGGCGCAGCGAATCCGACCTTCGCCGGAGCGTTGACGGGAGCAGTCAATGGAGATGTTCTGACGGAGACCTTCACGACCACCGCCAGCGGGACGAGCATCGTCGGAGCGTATCCGATCGTTCCCGCGGTGAGCGGCGCCGCGGCGGCCAACTATGCCGTCAGTGCGTCGAATGGAACATTGACGATTTCTCAGGCCGGCTCCACAACCTCATTCGCTCTGTCCAACCAGAATCAGGTTCTGACCGCAACCGTCACATCAGTCACAGCCGGAACGCCATCGGGAAAGGTAAGCTTCTTCGGGGGCCAAACGCTGATCGGTACGTCCACACTTGCGGGCGGCGTGGCGACATACACCCTTTCCACGACACCCTCGGCGAGCACATCGATCACCGCGCAATACCAGGGCGATGCCGATTTCACAGAATCGTACTCACCAGCCACCTCGATCCTGAGTCTCGCCTCCGCTTCCACCGCACTGACGCTGACGTCAGGCACCTCGGTCACCGATACCTTGACCTTGGCTCCGGCTCCGGGCTATCAGGGAACCGTGCAGTTCGCATGCTCGGGTTTGCCGCAGAATGCAACCTGCGGCTTCTCTCCTTCGACGATCGCCTTCTCGGGAACGAATTCGCCATCCGATGTGGTCCTAACGATCAAATCCGGCACAGGCACATCTGCCGGACTTCGCGAGTTCGAACCGCTATCGCCGGGCAATCATCCGTTCCTTCCGGCGGCAATCTTTGGCGTCCCCGGCTGCCTCGCGGCCGTTGCCGGGATGAAACGCAAGGGAAAATTTCCACGGGGCGGACTGCTGTTTCTGGTATTCGCTCTCGGCGGCTTCGCGTGCATGACAGCATGCAGCAGCGGGAGTGCAACCCCGCCAACGACAACGTCTACGACCACCCCCGCAGGGACGTCTTCCGTGCAGATAACCGTTACCGGGACCGGTAACCTGACACAAACGGTGAACCTGAGTCTGACGGTAAAGTAG
- the thiC gene encoding phosphomethylpyrimidine synthase ThiC — protein sequence MSSGNGNGSNGNGAHGASNGQAGNDYKVPTGRAEWIVKRKAEAARTGDTNMSQMHFARKGLITEEMAYIAQKEKISAELIRSEVAKGTMIIPANINHVELEPMAIGVESLCKINANIGNSALVSNVDEELRKLHTAVHYGADTVMDLSTGGDIPMIREQILRHSPVPIGTVPLYEALSRVKKVEDLNIDLYLEVIEEQAQQGVDYFTIHAGVLIEYVPLVAKRITGIVSRGGAILAQWMTSNHKQNFLYENFDRITKIMAKYDVSYSLGDGLRPGCLADASDAAQFAELKTLGELTRHAWKSDVQVMIEGPGHIPMDQIKLQVDKEVELCDGAPFYVLGPLVTDIAPGYDHITSAIGAAMIGWHGAAMLCYVTPKEHLGLPNEKDVKDGIIAYKIAAHAADVARHRPGARDRDDAISHARYTFDWDKQFALSLDPETARSMHDETLPDDYYKEAAFCSMCGPKFCSMNWSSKVDKFNEAEHGLKKPDLTQIMTEQMAMRG from the coding sequence ATGAGCAGTGGCAATGGCAATGGAAGCAACGGCAACGGGGCGCATGGCGCGAGCAATGGCCAAGCCGGCAACGACTATAAAGTCCCGACGGGCCGGGCGGAGTGGATCGTCAAGCGCAAGGCCGAGGCCGCGCGGACGGGCGATACGAACATGTCTCAGATGCACTTTGCGCGCAAGGGCCTCATCACCGAGGAGATGGCCTACATCGCGCAGAAGGAGAAGATTTCGGCGGAGCTGATCCGGTCGGAGGTGGCGAAGGGGACGATGATCATCCCGGCCAACATCAACCACGTCGAGCTTGAGCCGATGGCGATCGGGGTGGAGTCGCTCTGCAAGATCAACGCGAACATTGGCAATTCGGCCCTGGTGTCGAACGTCGATGAAGAGCTTCGCAAGCTGCACACCGCCGTCCACTATGGCGCCGACACCGTGATGGATCTCTCGACCGGCGGCGACATCCCGATGATCCGCGAGCAGATCCTGCGGCACTCGCCCGTGCCCATCGGGACGGTGCCGCTGTACGAGGCGCTGAGCCGGGTGAAGAAGGTCGAAGACCTGAACATCGATCTCTATCTCGAGGTGATCGAGGAACAGGCGCAGCAGGGGGTCGATTACTTCACGATCCATGCCGGTGTGCTGATCGAGTATGTGCCTCTCGTGGCCAAGCGGATTACCGGCATCGTCAGCCGCGGTGGCGCGATCCTGGCGCAGTGGATGACGTCGAACCACAAGCAGAACTTCCTCTACGAGAACTTCGACCGCATCACGAAGATCATGGCGAAGTACGACGTCAGCTACTCGCTCGGTGACGGGCTCCGTCCGGGCTGCCTTGCGGATGCTTCGGACGCGGCGCAGTTTGCCGAGCTGAAGACGCTTGGCGAGTTGACGCGCCATGCGTGGAAGAGCGATGTGCAGGTGATGATCGAGGGCCCGGGACATATTCCGATGGACCAGATCAAGCTGCAGGTCGACAAGGAAGTCGAACTCTGCGATGGTGCGCCGTTCTACGTTCTTGGGCCGCTCGTTACGGATATCGCTCCGGGCTATGACCACATCACCTCGGCGATCGGCGCGGCGATGATTGGGTGGCACGGCGCTGCGATGCTCTGCTATGTGACGCCGAAGGAGCACCTTGGCCTGCCGAACGAGAAGGACGTGAAGGACGGCATCATTGCGTACAAGATCGCGGCGCACGCGGCCGATGTTGCCCGCCACCGGCCGGGCGCGCGGGACCGCGACGATGCGATCTCGCATGCGCGCTACACCTTCGACTGGGACAAGCAGTTCGCGCTCTCGCTCGATCCGGAGACGGCGCGGAGCATGCACGACGAGACGCTTCCCGACGACTACTACAAGGAAGCAGCCTTCTGCAGCATGTGCGGCCCGAAGTTCTGCAGCATGAACTGGTCGAGCAAGGTCGACAAGTTCAACGAGGCGGAGCATGGGCTGAAGAAGCCGGACTTGACCCAGATCATGACCGAACAGATGGCAATGCGCGGGTAG
- a CDS encoding M28 family metallopeptidase, with translation MIRAASLAFLSLLPFSAAIAQATPAAPANVFGYHDFAAQAKWDKAFLAIPDAKLAGQHLKILTSAPHWASSPEDYKTAQYVEEKFKAAGLETHIVPYRVLLNKPVKIVVEAFGASGQKLMSGPTPEHVDPAVDGGDPFQDDPRILPAFNGSSPSGDVTAEVVYANYGTLADFKKLDELGISVKGKIVLVRYGNNFRGVKVYIAQQRGAKGVLIYSDPADDGYFRGDAYPKGAYRPESAVQRGSTQFLPIYPGDPETPGVASTVDLPDSQRIPADKLQNNQPSIPANPLSYKDAAPILRALAGPGVPHDWQGALPFAYHLGGDKAVTVHMHLEQDIALRTIWDVVGTIEGSDPAQKDDWVVAGNHRDAWVYGAVDPNSGTAAMLETVHGLGDLLKQGWKPKRRIVVCSWDAEEEGLIGSTEWVEQHQEPLRHAVAYFNTDVGVSGPSFNAAAVPSLKQFVSEVTYEVPSPKGGSVHEQWVKDQREQATSSRRSRPAADASRPEAALDVKIGTLGSGSDYTPFIQHTGVPSTDIGSDGPYGVYHSVFDNYNWFIRNADPTFVYEQQQARVFGLEILHMANADVLPYDYSLYGREILGYLDDARQQATRAGLQLDFTAAQAAAERFAKAGIAVHTRQVAATGNEAALNHALREAETALLDPDGLPNRPWYRHTIYAPGEFTGYAAVVIPGVTEAIDVPDAARAKAQIVALAAALSRSAAILEGAGK, from the coding sequence GTGATCCGAGCCGCATCCCTGGCCTTCCTGTCCCTTCTTCCCTTTTCCGCCGCCATCGCCCAGGCAACCCCCGCAGCTCCGGCAAACGTCTTCGGCTATCACGACTTCGCCGCGCAGGCAAAGTGGGATAAAGCCTTCCTCGCCATACCGGATGCCAAGCTCGCCGGGCAGCACCTCAAGATCCTCACCAGCGCCCCGCACTGGGCCAGTTCGCCCGAGGACTACAAGACCGCGCAGTATGTCGAAGAGAAGTTCAAGGCCGCCGGGCTCGAGACGCACATCGTGCCTTACCGCGTTCTGCTGAACAAGCCGGTCAAGATCGTCGTCGAGGCCTTCGGCGCAAGCGGCCAGAAGCTCATGAGCGGCCCCACGCCCGAGCACGTAGACCCCGCCGTCGATGGCGGCGACCCATTCCAGGATGACCCACGCATTCTTCCCGCATTCAACGGATCATCCCCGTCGGGCGACGTCACCGCCGAGGTCGTCTACGCCAACTACGGCACGCTCGCTGACTTCAAGAAGCTCGATGAACTCGGCATCAGCGTCAAGGGCAAGATCGTCCTCGTCCGCTACGGCAACAACTTTCGCGGGGTGAAGGTCTACATCGCCCAGCAGCGCGGGGCGAAGGGCGTGCTCATCTACTCAGACCCCGCCGACGACGGCTACTTCCGCGGCGACGCCTATCCCAAGGGCGCATACCGACCTGAGTCTGCCGTGCAGCGCGGCTCGACGCAGTTCCTGCCCATCTACCCTGGGGATCCTGAGACTCCGGGCGTCGCCTCAACAGTCGACCTGCCGGACTCGCAGCGCATTCCAGCCGACAAGCTCCAGAACAACCAGCCAAGCATTCCGGCTAACCCGCTCTCCTACAAGGACGCCGCCCCGATCCTCCGGGCGCTCGCCGGTCCGGGCGTTCCACACGACTGGCAAGGGGCGCTACCCTTCGCCTATCACCTCGGCGGTGACAAGGCCGTCACCGTCCATATGCATCTCGAACAGGACATCGCGCTGCGCACGATCTGGGACGTCGTCGGCACGATCGAAGGCTCCGACCCCGCGCAGAAGGACGACTGGGTCGTCGCCGGTAATCATCGCGACGCGTGGGTTTACGGAGCGGTCGATCCAAACAGTGGCACCGCGGCCATGCTCGAGACAGTCCACGGTCTCGGCGACCTTTTGAAGCAGGGCTGGAAGCCGAAGCGGCGCATCGTCGTCTGCTCCTGGGACGCCGAAGAGGAAGGCCTCATCGGCTCGACCGAGTGGGTCGAGCAGCACCAGGAGCCTCTGAGGCACGCCGTCGCCTACTTCAACACGGACGTCGGTGTCTCCGGCCCAAGCTTCAATGCGGCGGCGGTTCCCTCACTCAAGCAGTTCGTCAGCGAAGTTACCTACGAGGTTCCAAGCCCCAAGGGCGGGTCCGTGCATGAGCAGTGGGTGAAGGACCAGAGGGAACAGGCCACGTCTTCACGCCGCAGCCGCCCGGCAGCGGATGCCTCTCGTCCCGAAGCTGCGCTCGACGTGAAGATCGGCACGCTCGGCTCCGGCTCGGACTACACGCCGTTCATCCAGCACACCGGCGTCCCCTCGACCGACATCGGCTCGGACGGCCCTTACGGCGTCTATCATTCGGTCTTCGATAACTACAACTGGTTCATCCGCAACGCCGACCCCACCTTCGTCTACGAGCAGCAGCAGGCCCGCGTCTTCGGCCTCGAGATCCTGCACATGGCCAACGCCGACGTGCTCCCCTACGACTACTCGCTCTATGGCCGCGAGATCCTGGGCTATCTTGACGATGCGCGTCAGCAAGCCACCAGGGCTGGTCTTCAGCTCGATTTCACTGCCGCTCAGGCAGCAGCCGAACGCTTCGCGAAGGCAGGCATTGCGGTTCACACCCGCCAGGTCGCGGCCACGGGCAACGAGGCGGCTCTCAACCATGCTCTGCGCGAGGCTGAGACGGCGCTGCTCGATCCCGATGGCCTGCCCAATCGCCCGTGGTATCGCCACACGATCTACGCTCCGGGCGAGTTCACCGGATACGCCGCCGTCGTGATCCCAGGCGTTACCGAAGCGATCGACGTGCCCGACGCGGCGCGGGCGAAAGCCCAGATCGTGGCGCTCGCCGCTGCGCTCAGCCGCTCGGCCGCCATCCTCGAAGGCGCGGGAAAGTAA